A region of candidate division WOR-3 bacterium DNA encodes the following proteins:
- a CDS encoding TonB-dependent receptor: MIPLIFFFLVVVPPVYEVEEVVVTATRYPASLQDIALATLVIDREEFMKLEPVSLSELLQTYASVNIKDYGNPGLVSSISVRGIPSHSTLVLLNGIPLNSITVGMADLNAVDLNAVERIEVVKGPVSSLYGGNALGGVVNIITAKEYQSPEAKLTFFPSTNEPGNPFQTTELSARAGLPLGRACFDITATYCSSDGFRQNCDYRGGYVTGSFQYKKEHSEFNSGLFFNSKEYGVAGPMLADSSSASPLDREKDRNLIGSLCFIQDLTGSLKWYNRLSAVQQRVYFHSVFIDWNGDTVMTDYDYLTHMLGFNTYMLLDAHNTETVAGIDVHYDTLETTETSGLSQQDTVWRAASFNIGFWLELTQKIGDITVTPSIRLDRNSKFGGFLSPAIGVVKPLLDNLWIKASAGKAFRAPTFNDLFWPGSGNPELRPEHGWAYELRLESAPVANTFAALSLFMRSVNDQIAWLPGEDNMWQPRNVNYISVKGMDFEFRTQFNEFIRFGIEGSYLYARQQNNEIVYDFYDWNADTGRTVIEAVERDAAFIPDYTASAILEFGLFHKTFLFIKGLFMDERVNYYVNYEDAPVISMDTKRLQPYTVFDVGLSKEFFSCVSISCGVKNLLDRRYALQFGNSMSDFDYPMPGRIFFCRVSMEH; encoded by the coding sequence ATGATACCCCTGATCTTTTTCTTTTTAGTGGTTGTCCCCCCCGTCTATGAGGTGGAGGAGGTCGTCGTGACTGCAACGCGCTATCCAGCGTCTTTGCAGGATATCGCCTTGGCGACCTTAGTAATAGACAGGGAAGAGTTTATGAAACTCGAACCGGTCAGTCTGTCTGAGCTGCTGCAGACTTATGCATCCGTGAACATCAAGGATTACGGTAATCCCGGCTTGGTGTCGAGTATCTCGGTCCGCGGCATTCCGTCACACAGTACCCTGGTTCTGCTCAACGGCATTCCTTTGAATTCGATAACGGTCGGTATGGCGGATTTGAATGCAGTTGACCTCAATGCAGTCGAGCGTATTGAGGTCGTTAAGGGTCCGGTTTCGAGTCTGTATGGTGGCAATGCCCTGGGCGGCGTCGTAAATATAATAACGGCTAAAGAATACCAGAGTCCTGAAGCAAAGTTAACATTTTTTCCTTCAACCAACGAACCAGGAAATCCGTTTCAAACTACTGAACTGTCCGCCAGAGCAGGGCTGCCTCTCGGCAGGGCGTGTTTTGACATCACTGCCACTTATTGTTCCTCAGATGGATTCAGGCAGAATTGTGATTATCGGGGAGGTTATGTTACAGGTTCTTTTCAGTACAAAAAAGAGCATTCAGAATTTAATTCGGGATTGTTCTTCAACAGCAAAGAATACGGTGTGGCCGGACCCATGCTTGCCGATTCCAGCTCTGCATCACCTTTAGATCGGGAAAAGGATAGAAATCTAATCGGTAGTCTCTGTTTCATACAGGATCTCACGGGTTCTTTAAAGTGGTATAATAGACTTTCTGCAGTGCAGCAGCGGGTTTATTTCCACTCCGTATTTATCGACTGGAATGGAGACACCGTGATGACCGATTACGACTATTTGACCCATATGCTGGGTTTTAATACATATATGCTTTTGGACGCTCATAATACTGAAACAGTAGCCGGCATTGACGTCCATTATGACACCTTAGAGACAACCGAGACTTCGGGGCTGTCTCAGCAGGATACAGTGTGGCGTGCCGCTTCCTTTAATATCGGGTTCTGGCTGGAACTGACTCAAAAGATCGGTGACATTACGGTGACACCGAGCATCAGGCTGGACAGGAATTCAAAGTTCGGTGGTTTTCTCTCTCCTGCAATCGGTGTGGTCAAACCGCTGTTGGACAATCTTTGGATTAAGGCGTCGGCCGGTAAGGCATTCCGTGCTCCGACATTCAATGATCTATTCTGGCCCGGATCGGGTAATCCTGAACTCAGACCTGAGCACGGGTGGGCGTATGAACTGCGGCTGGAAAGCGCGCCTGTTGCGAACACTTTTGCCGCCTTATCTCTGTTTATGCGGTCGGTGAATGATCAGATCGCCTGGTTGCCCGGAGAGGATAATATGTGGCAGCCCCGGAATGTCAATTATATCTCGGTTAAGGGCATGGATTTTGAATTCCGCACTCAATTCAATGAATTTATCCGCTTCGGCATTGAAGGGTCTTATCTTTACGCCCGGCAGCAGAACAATGAGATTGTTTATGACTTCTATGATTGGAACGCAGATACAGGCAGGACGGTAATCGAAGCGGTTGAACGGGACGCCGCCTTCATCCCCGATTATACGGCATCGGCGATACTTGAGTTTGGATTGTTCCACAAAACATTTCTATTCATCAAAGGGCTGTTTATGGATGAACGGGTCAACTACTACGTGAATTATGAAGATGCACCGGTGATCTCCATGGATACCAAGCGGCTTCAACCGTATACGGTTTTTGACGTCGGTTTGAGCAAAGAATTTTTTTCCTGTGTCAGCATTTCCTGCGGTGTAAAGAATCTTCTGGATCGGCGGTATGCCCTCCAGTTCGGTAATTCAATGAGTGACTTTGATTATCCGATGCCGGGGCGCATCTTTTTCTGCCGTGTTTCAATGGAGCATTGA